The nucleotide window TCGACGTACCGTTCGAGGACCTCGCGGGACCGCTCGGCCGCCCGGTCCGGTTCGTCCGGGTACGTGTACAGTTCGAGGGTGGCGAACCCGTCGTAGCCGACGTCGTCGAGCGCGTCGAATATCGCCCCGAAGTCGAGGTCACCCTCCCCGGGGATGCGGTGGTAGTGTTTGCCCCGCCGCCCCCCGACGATGTCCTCGAGGTGGACGCCCGTGATGTGGCCGGCACACCGGCGGACCGCCTCCGCGGGGTCCTCGCCGTACACCGCCGCGTGGCCGACGTCGAGGTTGACGCCGAGCGAGTCGCGTCCGACGTCGTCGATGAGTTCCAGCACCTCGTCGGTGCACTCGACCAGCAGTTCGGGTTCGTACTCGATGCCCACGTCGACGCCCTCGGACTCGGCGTAGTCGAGGATCTCGTCGAGCGACTCCCGCAGGTACTCGTGGGCGCGCTCGGGTGGGGTGCCCGGCAACGGTCGACCGGTCGCGACGCAGACGGCCGGCGCCCCGACTGCCGACGCGAGGTCGATGGCCCTCTTCGTGTACTCGACCCGCCAGACCCGGTCGTCCTCGTCCCCGGTGACGATGGTGGGGTCGAAGAACGACGACGGCGGCGCGTCGTCGTAGTAGCCGGTCGCCGTGTTCGCGTTGACGTTCGAGACCGACAGTCCCGTCTCGTCGAGCGCCTCGCGCACGTCCGCGAGGTCGTCGTCGCCGAACCAGGGGAAGAACGCGTGTGGCTCGTCGCCGAGCAGTTCGACGCCGTCGTAGCCGTGGCGTCCGATCCGCCGGACGGCCTCCGGGAGGTCGAATCGGGTGTAGGCGTTCGTCGAGAAGGCGAGTTTAACCATGGTACACGGTCTTAGCCGGGGGTTCAAATCGTTTCTCCCGACGCCCGGAAGATCGCCCGCATCGGAATGGTTCACGTCACGTCGAACACGCCGGAGAGCACGACCGCCGGGACGAGGAACGCCAGCACCGCGAGCGCCCACGCAGATCCCGCGATCGCGGCGAACGCCGCGTCCAGCACGACCAGCCCCAGCACGCACGTCCCGACGGCGGGTCCGATGGTCCCCGGCGACGGGTCGGCGTACGCCGCCCGAAGCGCCCGGCCGGTCCACGCGACGAAGCCGACGAGAAGCGCTCCCGAGAGCGCGACGTCGACCAGCGGGGGGGAGCGCAGGAAGAGGAGGCCGACGAGTCCGAGAACGGCGACGGCCACCCCGGCCACTCCAGTCGACACCGCACCCCGGTCCGCGTCGCCGGTCTCGCTCTCGGCCATGGACGTGACCCCGGCGATGTAGAGGAGGACGATCGCGGGTACGGCGAGCGTCCACGATGGAAGCTCCGTCGGACGGACGGCCGCCGTCGTTCCCAGCAGGACGTTCAGCCCCCTGCACGCGCCCATGGTCAGGAAGCCGAGCGTCGACCCCTTGAACGCGCCGTCGTAGAGCAGCACGGCGAGGGCGACACCGCCGGCGACGAGGCCGGCGGTCGCGCCGCCGGCGACCGCGGCGACCGCGACGCCGCCGGCCAGCAGGCTCCCGCCGAACACGACCGCCGCCGGTCGGGAGACGTCGCCGGAGGGGATTGGTCGCTCCCGGCGCTCGCGGGCGTCCTCCGGCGCGTCGAAGTAGTCGTTCAGCGTCGTCCCCGCGCCGTACAGCAGCACCGAGGCGGCCGCCAGACCGGCGACGGTCCCGACCGAGACGGCGTGGCCGGCCGCGACGACGAGCGCGACGCCGAGCAGGACGTCCGGCGGGGCGGTGAAGAGGTTGGGGAGTCGAACCAGCGTGGCGT belongs to Halorarum halophilum and includes:
- a CDS encoding sugar phosphate isomerase/epimerase family protein, whose translation is MVKLAFSTNAYTRFDLPEAVRRIGRHGYDGVELLGDEPHAFFPWFGDDDLADVREALDETGLSVSNVNANTATGYYDDAPPSSFFDPTIVTGDEDDRVWRVEYTKRAIDLASAVGAPAVCVATGRPLPGTPPERAHEYLRESLDEILDYAESEGVDVGIEYEPELLVECTDEVLELIDDVGRDSLGVNLDVGHAAVYGEDPAEAVRRCAGHITGVHLEDIVGGRRGKHYHRIPGEGDLDFGAIFDALDDVGYDGFATLELYTYPDEPDRAAERSREVLERYVD
- a CDS encoding UbiA family prenyltransferase; this encodes MTVPSEHHEVDADGNSRRPLAAYATLVRLPNLFTAPPDVLLGVALVVAAGHAVSVGTVAGLAAASVLLYGAGTTLNDYFDAPEDARERRERPIPSGDVSRPAAVVFGGSLLAGGVAVAAVAGGATAGLVAGGVALAVLLYDGAFKGSTLGFLTMGACRGLNVLLGTTAAVRPTELPSWTLAVPAIVLLYIAGVTSMAESETGDADRGAVSTGVAGVAVAVLGLVGLLFLRSPPLVDVALSGALLVGFVAWTGRALRAAYADPSPGTIGPAVGTCVLGLVVLDAAFAAIAGSAWALAVLAFLVPAVVLSGVFDVT